In the Pirellulales bacterium genome, CGGCCCGCTCCGCTCCGGCTCGCTGGCGCTCGCCTCCGCTGCGCAGGCCGTCCCACGGCGGTGACAATTTCATTCTCCGTCGTACCCACGGGTACGTCGATCACTCGCGCCGAAGAAACATACAAGGGTTCCGTCCGCCGCTGGTGGACTGCACCCTGGGCTTGGCTCCGCCGGCCTTTCAGGCCGATGCCTAGCGCTACGGTTCTTAATCTGGCGCACTACTCGGGGGTTACCTGCCATGACGACGCTCACACGTGAACGGTTCTTAAGCGTTCGGCGCAAGTTGCTCGCGTTGACTCCGCACCATCCGCTGAGCGGCGGCGAGGGCCTCGCTGTCTTCCAAGTCCCAAACGCCGCCGGCGTCGATCCGCCCGGCGAACATGGCCAGATTCCAAAGCAGTTGGCCCAGTCGGCAATCGGAGTGAAGATCTCCTAAATCGGCGATGGCCTTCAGCAGTTCTGAACGTGTCGGATCACCGTTCATCGCAGGTCTCGTCTGTGCAATCTATCACCCACGGAACCCTTACGCAAACATCGGCGCACGGTGCTCAGGTTAACCCCAGCGGCCCCTCGCCGCAGAAATCGGTGTTGCCGAATTTCTTGATCCGATGGTCGAATCCGTGTGCCAGCGCCATCAGCAGCCGATTGTGCGGCACCTTGGAGAATTTCAGCGAGCGGCCCATCTTGAAGTCCAGGCCGTTGCCGACCAGCACAAAGGGGATGTTGTCGAGCGTGTGAGAATTGCCTTTGCCGAGTTCGTTGGTCCAGAGCAGCAGCGTGTTGTCGAGCAGGCTGCCTTGGCCCCCCGGCTCCGGAGTTTCGGCCAGCCGCTTGGCCAAATAGGCAAGCTGCTCGCACCACCATTTGTTGATTCTGGTGAGCTTATCGACGGCCTTTTCGTTCGAATCCGGCTCGTGCGACAATTCGTGGTGCCCCTCGTCCACTCCGATCCAGCGCATCTTTGCCCCGCCCACGGAGTTGGTGAATTGCAGCGTGGCAACGCGGGCGAAATCGTTCGTGAAGCTGTTCACCAAGAGATCGATCTGCATCTTGCTGATGTGCGGAATCTGGTCGTTCTCGCGCTTCACGCCCGGATCGACCTCGGGCACGGCATGACCCACGTCGGACGTCGCCCGCAGCTCTTGCTCCATCTCGCGGACAAACGTGGCATGTTCGTCGAGGAGCCGGCGGTCGTCGGGGCTGACCGCGCCGCTGACCTTTTTCAAATCGTCCTTCACGTCGTCGAGCACGCTCACCAGCATCTCACGGTCTTTCACTTTGCCGTAGAGCTTGGCGAACATCTGATAGGGATCGTCGATCGGCGTGACCGGCTTGTTCGGCCCGGCGTAGACCATGCGGGTCCAGGTGTCGGCGTGGTCGGGGACCATGACGCCGAATTCGAGGGTGCCGAACCGAGTGCGCGTGGCGTCGTTCTGTTGCAGGTGCAGCTTGATCTCTTGGTCGATCGAGACGCCGCTGGCCCAGCCCGCGGGCGTGTCGGAACCCCCTTGGATATTGCCGGGATAAAGTTCCGCTCCGGTCAGCAGGCAGCCGATGCCGCGCATGTGGTTGTCGCCGTCGCCGCGGACCCGATCACACACGCCTTTGAGCACGAGCATCCGATCCTGAAACGGCTCGAGCGGCTTGAGGCTCTCCTTGAGCGTGAACTTCGCCCCCTCTTCGTCGGGCCAGAAGGCATCGGGGATGACGCCGTTCGGGCTGAACATGATCACCATCCGCTGCTTCCGCCCAGCCTGATTGGCGAAGGCAAGGCTCGGCAGATTGAGGATGAACGGCAGCGAAGCCGAACCGAGACCGAGCGTGCGAAGAAACTCGCGGCGTGTTCGTGACATGGTGGACCTCATTCTTTTGTCATTCGTGCTTCGCCAGTCGTAACTTTCCCACCAGCCAGTTTTGCGTCGTGCGGAGTGATCGCCGAAGCGGCCATCGTCGCGACAGCGAGCTTGCGGATATTGTAGTCGTTTTTTGCGAACGAGCGGCGCAGGTCGTCGAGCGCGGTGGGGCCATAGGCTCGAATCGGTTGTTGCACGAGGTTGTGAAACATCTGCTCGACGAAAGCCGATTGGGCCTCGTCGCTATCGACTAGGAAGGCCCCTAGCTCGCGAGCATTGTTCACTGTCACCGCCTTGCCCGAACGCGAGTGATAGACGCCGGTCGAATCAACCGGCTTGCCGTTATCCTGCTCGCGATAGCGGCCGACCGCGTCGAAATGCTCCAGGGTGAAGCCGAGCGGATTGATGATGCCGTGGCAAGCCATGCAGGTCGAGGCTTGCGTTTGCAATGACACCCGTTCGCGCGTGGTCAGCGTCGGCTGCAATTCGGGCGAAAGCGGGGCGAACGCCTCCGGCGGCGGACGCAGCGATAGGGCGAGCACGCCGCGGGCCAGAAACACCCCGCGGAGGATTGGCGACGTTTCGCTGTTATGCGCGAAGCTGGTCATCAGGAACGGATGCGTGAGCACGCCGGCCCGCTGATCCGCGTCGAGCTTGACTTTGGTGAACCCAGCTTCGGCCGGCAGATCGGCGCCGTAGAACTTTGCCAGCCGGCCATTCAAGAAAAGATAGTCGGCGGAAAGCAGCTCGCGAAAATCGGATTTCTCCGACCAAACCACGTCGTCGAGAAACAACTCGAGCGACGTTCGCAGATCGGCGATCATGGCCGCATCGAAGCCGGGGAATTTCTTCGAATCCTTGGCTACGTCGCGGGCTTGGTCGGCCTTGACCCAAGTGAGCAGGAAATCGTGCAGCTTGGACTTCGCCCGCAGATCGCCCAGCATTCGCTCGGCCTGCCGGGCGACTTCTTCTTTCTTTGACAGCCGGCCGGCCTTGGCCTCGTTGAGCAATTCTTGATCGGGGATCGAGTCCCAGAGGCCGAAGGACAACCGCGCGGCGGCATCGTAGCCATCGGCGCGGCCTTCAATTTCGCGGTAAAGGAAGCGCGGCGATTTCAGCGACCGCAGCACGACGCGCTTGACGGCCAAGTCGGCGTCCTTGGCGGCATCAAACTGCTTATCGACTACGGCTTTCAGCTCATCCTCCGCGAGCGGGCGGCGGAAGGCTCGCTCCGCCAGCGCCCGGCAAAACGCCCTCAGCTTGTCCGCCCGGTCCTTGGCATCATCGCTGGTACCGGCCAGCTCGTTCGCGTGCGCCGCGACGTAGTCGGTCGTTTCGATGGCCGCCTCGGTAGTCGCTTCGTCCCATTCCTTCGACACGGTGGTGCCGCGTTCCCAGCCGTAGCTGCGATCGTCGGGCGGGAAGCGGGTCGCGCAGACGAAGAGTTCTGGCGCAGAGGCCGTCGAAAGCTGCCGCGACGGGATCGGCTCCTCGGCCCCTAGCGGCCGCTTCCACTTGAGCGCGATTGAGGCGGGGGCGGGTGGGGCCGCCGGCTTATCCTTGTGCTTCTTCGAATCGTCAACCCCTTGCTTCGATTTCGAGAATTCGAGCCGCACGGGATATGCCCGGCCGCCGACGAGGAACAGCGACCCCTTGTATTCCGTGTCGTTGCCCGACTTCACCCAAGCGTCGATCAGCGGATGGCGATCGTCGTTGACCCACAGCTTCGCCGCATGATCGGTGTGAACGACGAAGTCGTACTCGCCCGTCTCCTCGGCCAGCAGCGAGCCGTTCCAGCGGATCGAGAATTCATGCGCGTCGACCTTCTCGGCCACGGGTGAATCGGCGCCGAAGTCGAAATTCACCTGCGGATCAATTCGCTCCAGCACCCGCGACTTGTCATTGATGTGGCGGCCTTGAAAGTATTCGGCCTTCAGCCCGCGCTCGTTTCCCCAGTTGGGCATCCAGCGGAAGCTGCCGACCAGGTCGGCGACGGCCTGTCGATATTGGCGGACGGTGAGCCGCGCGAGATCGATCCGCGCGGGCCGATTTCGATCGCGCGCCGCCGGCGAATACATGGCATTGTAAACGAAGCCGGCAACTTCCTCGGCTTCCTTCTTGGGCAGCGAGCCGGGATCGTCGTCGGGCATGGTCTCGCCGATCAAATCGACGAGCTGTGCCAAACTCTTGTCCCCCGCGAGCTGCTCGCGGTGCTTTTTCGTTCCCTCGCCCTGTGCGCCATGGCAAACGGCGCACTTCGTTTTGAAGATCGCCTCGCCGGTCGGTTCGGCAGCCGCGGCGGCCAAAGGGGCAACGAGTAGCAGAGGCGCCAAGCGCCCCAAGAGCGAGCGAAAACAGCCGCGCAAGATCGGCGAGTGAAGCTGCATGGATTGTCGATCGCCCCAGACCCAGTCGGGTCGGCATGAGGGGCATTGGCGGGAGTGAATGTTTGGTCGCAGCGTCCCTTAGTTTCCCTTCTTGCGCGGCAATTGTCAACATTTCCATGTGCTGGGAACCTGCGATTAAGGCGCCGGCGCGCTCCGAATCGTTTAACCCGGAGCCAACTGCGACGGCGACCCGGGTCATGGCGCCGTCGCCGATGGCTCCGGGTTAAACGATCTGCTGGACAAGCCGGCAGCAGCGCCCGCATAATTGGTACTGAATTCTGATCGGTCGGGCGTTTCCGACTAAATCCAAACCAACGACACGCAAGGTCAATCCAATGCGTACCCATACCAAGGTGATTTTTTGGTTGGTGTTTTCACTGTTCGCCATTGCAGCAAACAACTTGACCTTTCTTTTTGCCGACAAGCCGGCAAGCGATGCCGCTCAAGAAAAGCCGGCCGCGCATGCCGAAGCGAAGAAAGCCGACGCGAACAAGGAAGAGTGGCATTCGATGTTCGACGGCAAATCGCTCGGGGATTGGAAGCCGAGCAAGTTCGCCACTCAGGGCACGGTCGAGGTGAAAGATGGCCGGATCGTCCTCGGCTTCGGCGACGGCTGCAGCGGCATCACTTGGAGCGGAAAGTTTCCCAAGACCAATTACGAGATTCGCTTGCAGGCCATGCGCGTCGATGGGAGCGACTTCTTTTGCGGGCTGACGTTCCCCGTCGGCGATGATCCGTGCAGCTTCATTTGCGGCGGCTGGGGCGGCGCGGTCGTCGGGTTATCTTCGATCGACGGTGAGGACGCCTCCGAAAACGGTACGACAAAAGTTAAGGCCTTTGATGACAACAAATGGTACACGATCCGCGTGCGCGTCACGAAGCATCGCATCTCGGCCTGGATCGACGGCGACCAGATGGTCGATCAGGGACTCGTCGATCACAAAATCTCAATCCGCTCCGAAGTCGAAGACTCGAAGCCGCTCGGGATCGCGTCCTGGAAAACCACCGCCGCCGCGCGCCAAATCGAATGGCGGAAGCTGACGGAGGATGAGGCGAAGGAGGAGAAGTTGAAGTGAAGGCCGAACTGCGCTCATGGAGCAGGAGCGCCCCCGGCCAATCGCGCTTTCACGGTCGCTTCATCATCATCGGTCAGGTTGGCTTCGATTTCGTCAAGATGCTCGTGAGCGTAGGCCAGCGCGTCATGCACATCGGCCGGCTTGAGCGGCGGGTATTGCTGAACGATTTCTTCAACGTTCATCCCATAGCGGTAGCAGGTTAAAACGGTCGCGACCCGAATCCGCGTACCTGCGACAACAGGTTGCCCACCACACCGCGCCGGGTCTTTTTCGATGTTGCGGTAATCCAGCTTCGGCATGGTCGGGTGCTCCTGCACTTTGGTCGAATCTTTACCTATCCCCATTGTAGCGACGGTCGCTCACGGGAACCAATCCTGCGGCCGTTACCGGCGCGCCATAGTTTTACCGACTACGGCAGCGGCCCGTATCGACATGGCGGCCTACTCCGCAAGACGTTTCATCGCGCGACCGAAGCGCTTGTGAACCATCTCTAGCGCGTTCTGAAATTTCTTCTCCTCGCCCTTCTCGCGGACCGGCGAGAGAACGAGGCACTGACCGTCCGTAATGACCTCAAACGGTGTCTCCGGCGACACCCGCAGAATCTCCAAGATCGGCTTGTCGATGACGAGCGCGTAACTATTGCCATGCTTCGTCAAGGTCTTGATCATCCGAAGCCTCCGAGTTGTTATCACGACATACTAACATTGTAGCACCCTTTCGGAGTGCAATCAACATTAGATCGAGCGAACTCATTCTTCTTCACTCCGCAACTTCGCCAGCACGCTGTAATCCTCTAGCGTGCTGGTGTCGCCGATGGTTTCCTTGCCGCTGGCGATGTCGCGCAGCAGGCGGCGCATGATTTTCCCGCTGCGGGTTTTGGGCAGGGCGTTGGTGAAGCGGATGTCGTCGGGCTGGGCGAGCGCACCAATTTCCTTGCGGACGTGGCGCTTGAGTTCTTCGCGCAGAGCGTCAGTCGGCTCGCCGGATTTGAGCGTGACGAAGGCGGCGACGGCTTCTCCTTTCAGCTCGTGCGGCCGGCCGACTGCCGCCGCTTCCGCGACCGCCGGATGGCTCACCAGCGCGCTCTCGATCTCGATCGTGCTCAGGCGATGGCCGGCCACGTTGAGCACGTCGTCGATCCGGCCCATGATCCAATAGTAGCCGTCGGCATCTTGCCGGCAGTTGTCGCCGGCCAGATAGCGATGCGGCACCTTGCTCCAATACTGCTCCTTGTAGCGCTCGTCGTCTCCCCAGATGCCGCGCAGCATGCCGGGCCAGGGCTTGGTCATAACAAGCCAGCCCCCTTGCCCGGCCGGAACTGGTTTGCCGGATGAATCGACGATCGCCGGCACGATCCCCGGCAGCGGCTTGGTGCAGCTTCCCGGTTTGGTCGGGATCGCGCCGGGCAACGGGCTCATCATGATTCCGCCGGTCTCGGTCTGCCACCAGGTATCGACGATCGGGCAGCGCTCGCCGCCGATCTTGCGGTGATACCACATCCAGGCCTCGGGATTGATCCCTTCGCCCACCGTGCCGAGGAGCCGCAAGCTCGACAGATCGTGCTGATCGACCCAGGCGTCGCCCCATTTGATGAAGGAGCGGATGGCCGTCGGGGCAGTGTAAAAAATGCTCACGCGGTATTTCTCGATCAGCTCCCAGAACCGCCCCTCGCTCGGCCAGTTCGGCGCGCCCTCGAACATCAGCACCGTCGCCCCGGCCGAAAGCGGGCCATAAACGACGTAGCTATGCCCCGTGACCCAGCCGCAGTCGGCAGTACACCAGAACAAATCCTCGTCGCGATGGTCGAAGACCCATTCGAATGTCTTCTTCACGAAAAGATTGTAACCCGCCGTGGTGTGCTTGATTCCTTTTGGCTTGCCGGTCGAACCGCTGGTATAGAGGATGAACAGCGGCGCTTCGCTATCGAGCGGCATGGCCGGGCAATCGGCGCTGGCGTCGGCCATCAGGTCGTGCCACCAGAAATCGCGCCCCTGCTCCATGTGGACCTGCATTCCGCCGCGGCGGACGACAATGCACTTCCGCACGGTCGGCGATTTCTTCAGAGCTTCGTCTACGTTCGCCTTGAGTGGCAACTGCTGGCCGCGGCGCCAGCCCGAATCGGCCGTAATGAGCAGCTTCGCCTGAGCGTCGTTGTTCCGATCGGCGATCGCTTCGCTCGAAAAGCCGCCGAAGATGACGGAATGGATCGCCCCGATCCGGGCGCAGGCGAGCATCGCGATGGCCAGCTCGGGGATCATCGGCATGTAGATCGAGACGACATCGCCGCGATGGATGCCCTGGTGCACGAGCACATTGGCAAACTTGCAAACCTCGCGGTGCAATTGCTGATAGGTGAGCGTTCGCTCGTCTCCCGGTTCGCCTTCCCAAATGATGGCCGCCTTGTTGCGCCGGGGGCCATCGAGATGGGCGTCGAGGCAGTTGTAGGCGGCATTCGTTCGACCGCCGACGAACCACTTGGCGAACGGCTCATTCCATTCGAGCACTTTACTATAGGGCTTGAACCAGCGCAGCTCACTCGCCAATTCGCCCCAGAAGGTTTCGATATCGGCGTTGGCCTCGTTCCACAGCGCTTCGTACTCGGCCAGCGACTTGATGCGGGCCTTGGCCGAGAATTCGGGACTCGGCGCGAAGAGCCGGGCCTCTTGCATGACGCTGTCCACCTGCCCGCCGCTGTGCGCTGCCATGAGAATCGCTCCTTGGAGCGCCTAACAAATCCGGCGGGGACTGTCCCCCTTTTGCGCAGTCGGCGGAGCAAAACGGGGACTGTCCTCTTCTCCCAGCCGGATTTGCTAGGCGCTCTAAACAGAAATCCGCGAATTGAATTGAACGCGAGTTCGTTCCGCGATTCTAGGGCCGCCGGTCGAGAGGGTCAACGAATGCCGGTCTGCCGGCTGGATGGCGCCGTTCTGTTATATTGACCTGGGTCGACGACGATTTGATCTACACTGCATATGGCGACGGGGCGGGCCTCGATCCGAAGGTGCCGGAGAAACTGAGCCTTGGCTTCGCTCGCATCGAGGGCGGGCCAGACGATCCCAAAGGCGCCAATATTCGCTCGACGACAGGCGAGCAAAAAGGGAATGGACCTCGCGGACGCAAGGCCAGCGGCTTGCTCATGGTCGACGGTGTGCTGTACATGTGGGTTCGGAACGCCGGCAATTCCCAGCTCGCCTGGTCCGAAGACCACGGCAAAACGTGGTCTTGGAGCGATTGGAAGTTCACCACCGGTTTTGGCTTTCCGACTTTTCTCAATTCTGGAAAGAACTACGCACATGCTCGCGACGAGTATGTCTACATTTATTCCACGGATGCAGACAGCGCCTATACTCCCGCCGATCGGCTCGTCTTGGCGCGGGTTCGCAAGGATCGAATCAGGGACCGCGCAGCCTACGAATTCTTCGCCGGCATGGACTCGACATCGCAGCCGATGTGGACCAAAGACATCCGCCATTGCGGGGCGGTCTTTGAACACATGGGGAAATGTTTCCGCTGCATGGTCAGCCTCGACATCGGTTTGAAACGATATCTGATGTGCCAGGCAGGTTCAGCCCGCCCGGTTGAAGCGGGCTTCGGAGTCTTCGACGCGCCGGAGCCGTGGGGACCTTGGACGACGGTCACCTACACGGCGCACTGGGACGTGAGCCCGGGAGAAACAGCCAGCTTTCCGACGAAGTGGATGAGCGCCGACGGCAAGACGCTCTATCTGGTGTATTCGGGCGACGACAGTTTCAATGCGCCGAGCGGTGCTCACGACGTTCGCTACGCCCGACGGCATGAAATAGTAAAAAAGCACTGGAAGAATTCGCGGATGCTGGACGCGGCGGATAATGCGGATTTATAATCGGCGCTATTGAGGGCTTGGATCGACTCCAGGCTCATTCCAAATGCGAAACGTCGATTACAGCGTTTGGATGTGGCAGTAGCGCTCGATTCGCCGACGACAGCGCCCGTGCGCCTTAGCCAGCCACTTTGGCCGGCAGGTTCAACACTTCGCTAGGAGCAGTTTCAAAACCGCCGGGGAGAAGGGGACAGTCCCCATTTTTCTTCGCGGACTGCGCAAAATGGGGACCGTCCCCGGCGGTTTTGAATCTGCTTCTAGTGAGACTTCGGGCGGCAGACCGGAGAATGAAAGGAGGATTTAATAAATCAGCGTTGGATGGGCTGTGTCGGAAAGTGCAAATCGAGCACTGGCTAACGTCGTTTTGAGGTCTCATTCATTCATTTCAGGAGAAAAGCTCATGAAACGCATGTATTCCATGATCGTCGCCATACTGCTGATCGCGGCGGCGCATCCCGCGATGGCGCAGATTCAGGTAAACACCGACGAGAACGGCGGGGGAACTTATACTTATTTCGGGACTCACAACTGGGGCGGATTCGTGACCAAGTCGTCACCGCCGGTGTATCATCTAGAAGCCGCTTTAGCAGCAGTCACGCCGCCGGGACCGAATCCGATTGTGACTCCCGGTGATGTGATCGTCAACGAAGTCGCGACGGCGCAAATCTCCAGCGATCTGCTCCGTTTCGACAACAATGGCAATCTGACGGTGTTTTCCGATATCGAGGCCAACGAACCTCCACCGCTCGATCTTGCTGACGTTGGCGTCCCCGCGCCGGGAACCAATGTGGTAATTCTTCCCGAGACAAGCCCGTCGGGCGGACCGCCGGTTGAAGGCGGCGTCAACGGCCTGTTTGGATACCAACCCGGGCCGGGCATGCCCGGTGGGTTTCCGAATGGGGTGGCCGGCACGATCAGCTACAACTTCTACAGCGACGGCTCGGTCCCGGAGCCGAGCACGGGAATGATGGCCGTATTGGCATGCGGCTTGGTGTGGTGGAAGCGAAAGTCGTTCAGGCGAATCGTCTAATCAACCGCGGCCTCGTCCGCCTCCAGCGCTGCAATGCGCAGACGCCCGTGCCCGTTCGACTCATCTCGCTCGGGCACGGGCTGTTCGTCGGAGACTAATGGAGCTTCAATGCAGAATTGACGGGTGCCATGGCCACTGCCCTGAGTGGCCATGCCTGGTTCGGCTCATACCCACGTCGACCCGCTGGCGCGGGTGCCCCGCGTGGGCATGGCACCCAACGTGTCAAAACAGCTTTGACGGTCCACTGGTGCGACCCGTGCCAACGGTCTGGCGCGGCGCACGGCCCAGAGATCAACGACGAATTGCCGAGAAACGGCAAAAGCTACACGACGTTGTTGGCTGGGTTCCAGACCGGCTGATCAATTAGACGACCCAACGCGCGGCGCCTCTGGAAGCGGGAGCAGCTTCGGTATGCGCTGCGAGTGTGGCGGCAACGGCGCCCCTTCGCCTTCCGCGCGATCAAGATAGTAATACGCGACGCTTGCGTAGTGGTTCCGCAACGGCTGGCGATCGTCGTTCGGACCGCTGCGGCCATGCTCGATCGTTACGCGTAGCGATTTCGTGAACGGCACGGGATCGAGGATGTGCCAGCGGTAACAGGTATTGAGGATGCCCCGCTTTTCGCCTCCCTTCTCCGGGTTGTCGTACAGCGGCACGCCCGAATAAGGATTCGAGAATGCGTGTTGGAAATCCCAGGCCCCGCAGAAATAGTCCTCGCTGCCGGTTCCTTCGATCGTGGGCTTGCTCGCGCCATCGACGTAGAACTTGTCGTTTCCCTCGCCCCACCAGCCGTCACTGTTGGCCATCACGCTCAAGAACGTGCCGACAAAATGCCCGCGGCCAGCGGCGTCGAGGATGAGGTAGTCCTCTCCCTTGGGCGCGGGAAAGGCCTGGCGATATTGGGTGTGAAAGTAGCGAATATCCGCCGCCGGTTGGTCGTCAAGCCGGTAGTCGATGTTGAAGTAGCAGTTCGCCACCGGCTCACTTCCCTCGTTGATCATCGTCAGGCGGGCCCCCTTGGCAAACGGCATCGGCCAATAGCAGTTCAGAGCCTTCACGCCTCCGATCGCGACTGGCGCACTCTTGTATTCCACGTAGCGGCCGAAGCCCAAGCCAAAGAAGTCGCCCAGAGGGCACTCGATTGCCGGCTTGTCGGCGCCGTCCCAAAAAATCCGCAGCACCAGCTCGCGAAGATGATCGGCGGACTTGCCATTGATCGTAAACCACATGTGCGTGATCCGGCCGTGACCCTCGATCTGACCCAATTCCAATGTTGCGCCCGGCGCGATCGGCCGGTAGTCGCCATTTTTCAAATGGGGATCGGTGCTCGATATTCGAAGCGCTCGGAACGCCTTCGGCTGGGCCAAGTCTTCGGGCACCTGAGCGTTCACCGCGGCCGCGGGCATCAGCAACGACAGAAAACCAACTGCGAAGGATAACCTCAGCCGTGTCATACCGCCTATCCGAAAACCGCCGGGGACTGTCCCCTTTTGTGGAGCGGGCACCAATGCTAGATGGTCGGGAACAAAAGGGGACTGTCCCCCTCTTCTCAGGCGGTTCTCGGATAGGCTCATAATGTCTCCTTCTTCATTGAGCGTTGTACAGACATGTCGCGTCGTAGTTCCTCGCAGTTCCGTACTACAAACGTAGAGTTTCCGCGCGAGCCGCGCGGGTGCCATAGCAGTGAATGGTTTCACCACGAAGACGCGAAGGCACGAAGAATTTGATTTCGTCGTTGTTCTTCGTGTCTTCGTGCCTTCGTGGTTCAACAACGCCGGATTGGTTCCGGCTACGCCGGACTGTGCAGTTCCGTGCAATACTATCCGATCAACGGCCGTCCAAGCAACGGCTGGCGACGATCCGAGAATCGTCGGGTGGAACATCCGCCGCGGCGTCGGCCTACCGCCGGCCCGTGAGCCCCGTCGAAAGGCGACCGCCGGCGAAGGGGACGCATCCCTGCAGGATGCTGTCGCGACCGTCGATCATCCGTCGCTGTCGCGTCGCGAAACGTCGGCGGACAGTGAGCCGTAGACGATCTTCGCGCGTTGGTTTTGACTTGACGCTGCTGGAACGTGCGACTCGACGCGCCTATATTGGGGGGAATCCCAATTCGGCGTATTGTCGGCGATCGGCAATTCAAAAAGCGGGTGGTTTCATGCCCATGACAAAGGCAGAGATGGAGGCGCATCGAGTTCAATACCATCTCGAAATCGCAAAGGCACGCGCGGCGGAACAGGCCGGGTTGTACCGAGAAGCAATTGCGGCAGCTTTGGCCTCGTGGGATCACATCGACGGAATGATGCAGTTTGAGCGGAAGTATGAAGAAGGAACATTCTCAAACATCGATGGCCTCGAATTGGTCCTGAGATACGCTCCCCTTCTGTTCGACTTTGAAAGCCTCGACAAACTGGAGACGTTGCTGAAGATCCAACGGCGAATCGTCAAGAACTCGGCCGGAGATTTACCGGAAAGGCTTGGATCCGCGCGCGAGTTGATGTGGGTCGCCCATCGCATCTGGAACGAGATCGAACGTCGCCCACAGCCATTGCAGCCTCCGACGATTCGAGGTTCGGCGAAAGAGAATGACCGATCGACGGCTGTAACCGACGCATGGGAAAAGATGCGGCTGCTGCATTGGTGTTCCGACGGGACTTCTTACCATTTGGCGTTCTCGACGCAGATGGATCGGGCGGCTTTCGCAAAGTGCCCGGTTTGTGGCGCCGTTGCAAAAGGGCCGAAGAGAGTGTTCTTGGACGAAGTGAAATGCCCGAAG is a window encoding:
- a CDS encoding glycoside hydrolase family 172 protein, producing the protein MSLSENRLRRGGQSPFVPDHLALVPAPQKGTVPGGFRIGGMTRLRLSFAVGFLSLLMPAAAVNAQVPEDLAQPKAFRALRISSTDPHLKNGDYRPIAPGATLELGQIEGHGRITHMWFTINGKSADHLRELVLRIFWDGADKPAIECPLGDFFGLGFGRYVEYKSAPVAIGGVKALNCYWPMPFAKGARLTMINEGSEPVANCYFNIDYRLDDQPAADIRYFHTQYRQAFPAPKGEDYLILDAAGRGHFVGTFLSVMANSDGWWGEGNDKFYVDGASKPTIEGTGSEDYFCGAWDFQHAFSNPYSGVPLYDNPEKGGEKRGILNTCYRWHILDPVPFTKSLRVTIEHGRSGPNDDRQPLRNHYASVAYYYLDRAEGEGAPLPPHSQRIPKLLPLPEAPRVGSSN